From one Ignavibacteria bacterium genomic stretch:
- the xdhA gene encoding xanthine dehydrogenase small subunit, protein MQNNVQFVLDGKIVSLDFQVPEIKPTTTVLNYLRSLPVHKGVKEGCAEGDCGACTVVLGEVGNDGKIQYKSVDSCLMFLPMLHGKQLVTVENLKTENDELHPVQISMVETGGSQCGFCTPGFIMSLFALYKNKNNPTRDEIDDTLTGNLCRCTGYKPIIEAAAKSCVNETKDNFSNSESQTVNLLKTISNESIHIQTKQQNYFQPTSLKEAIELKNKFTDAVVLNGATDVALRVTKKHELLKEILDLSRVDELKKFVVNQNSVLIGAGISLEDVKRKVGNDFPALFNMLSVFGSMQIRNLATLGGNLGTASPIGDALPVLLAYNATVELQSMNDKRNIALDEYFIDYRKTLREENELITSIIVPKLSNGTIVKSYKISKRKDLDISTVSSGFRLKVNSNNEVKEIKLAFGGMAEKTKRATTTENFLLQKEWRRETIEQAMKILEKEFTPISDARASKEFRSIASKNLLLKFYTETK, encoded by the coding sequence ATGCAAAACAACGTTCAGTTCGTTCTCGACGGAAAAATCGTTTCGCTTGATTTTCAAGTTCCAGAAATCAAACCGACGACAACAGTTTTAAACTATCTCCGCAGTTTACCTGTACACAAAGGCGTGAAAGAAGGTTGCGCCGAAGGTGATTGCGGGGCGTGTACTGTTGTGCTTGGCGAAGTTGGTAATGATGGAAAAATACAATATAAAAGTGTTGATTCGTGTTTGATGTTTCTTCCGATGCTACACGGAAAACAACTTGTAACGGTGGAAAATTTAAAAACGGAAAATGACGAACTTCATCCCGTGCAAATTTCAATGGTGGAAACCGGGGGAAGCCAATGCGGATTTTGCACGCCGGGATTTATTATGTCGCTGTTCGCATTGTATAAAAACAAAAACAATCCAACGCGAGATGAAATTGACGATACACTCACTGGAAATTTATGCCGTTGCACGGGATATAAACCGATTATTGAAGCAGCAGCAAAATCGTGTGTGAACGAAACGAAAGATAATTTTTCCAACAGCGAATCGCAAACGGTAAATCTGTTAAAAACAATTTCTAACGAATCAATTCACATTCAAACGAAACAACAAAATTATTTCCAACCGACAAGTTTGAAAGAAGCGATTGAGTTGAAAAATAAATTTACCGACGCAGTAGTCTTAAACGGCGCGACAGATGTAGCATTGCGAGTAACAAAGAAACATGAATTGTTGAAAGAAATACTTGATTTATCACGCGTAGATGAATTGAAAAAATTTGTAGTAAATCAAAACTCTGTTTTGATTGGCGCTGGAATTTCTTTGGAAGATGTAAAACGAAAAGTTGGAAACGATTTTCCTGCATTGTTTAATATGCTTTCCGTGTTTGGTTCGATGCAAATCAGAAATCTTGCAACACTTGGCGGAAATCTCGGTACTGCTTCTCCGATTGGCGATGCGCTTCCTGTTTTACTTGCATATAACGCAACTGTCGAATTGCAGAGCATGAACGACAAACGTAACATTGCTCTCGATGAATATTTTATTGATTACAGAAAAACGTTGCGAGAGGAAAACGAGTTGATTACTTCCATAATTGTTCCGAAACTATCAAACGGAACAATTGTAAAATCATACAAAATTTCCAAACGAAAAGATTTGGATATTTCAACCGTGAGCAGCGGGTTTCGTTTGAAAGTAAATTCAAACAACGAAGTGAAGGAGATAAAACTTGCGTTTGGTGGAATGGCGGAAAAAACAAAACGTGCGACGACGACAGAAAATTTTCTTCTGCAAAAAGAATGGAGGCGTGAAACAATCGAACAAGCAATGAAAATTTTGGAAAAAGAATTTACACCGATTTCCGATGCCAGAGCAAGCAAAGAATTTAGATCAATTGCTTCAAAAAATTTACTCTTAAAATTTTATACGGAAACAAAATAA